The following are encoded in a window of Panicum virgatum strain AP13 chromosome 5N, P.virgatum_v5, whole genome shotgun sequence genomic DNA:
- the LOC120675302 gene encoding glycine dehydrogenase (decarboxylating) 2, mitochondrial-like, with translation MERARRLASRALLRRLLAAAGSTTPPVPSRGISTLAPAPAGKQRPRARGAHQHAQDRQVSASALKPSDTFPRRHNSATPTEQAAMASACGFSTVDALIDATVPAAIRAPPMHFAGKFDQGFTESQMIDHMQRLASMNKAYKSFLGMGYYGTHVPAVILRNLMENPAWYTQYTPYQAEIAQGRLESLLNFQTMVADLTGLPMSNASLLDEATAAAEAMAMCLGIVRGKKKTFLIASNCHPQTIDVCQTRAAGFDIKVVVADAKDFDYSSGDVCGVLVQYPGTEGEVLDYAEFVKDAHAHGVKVVMATDLLALTTLRPPGEIGADIAVGSAQRFGVPMGYGGPHAAFLATSQEYKRLMPGRIIGVSVDSTGKPALRMAMQTREQHIRRDKATSNICTAQALLANMAAMYAVYHGPAGLKAIADRVHGLAATFAHGLKKLGTVTVQDLPFFDTVKVTCPDASAIAKEAVENEMNLWVVDANTITVAFDETTTLEDVDKLFKVFNNGKPASFTAESLAPEVSSSIPSSLARESPYLTHPIFNMYHTEHELLRYLHKLQSKDLSLCHSMIPLGSCTMKLNATAEMMPVTYPNFANLHPFAPTDQAAGYHEMFADLGDLLCKITGFDSFSLQPNAGAAGEYAGLMVIRAYHKSRGDHHRDVCIIPVSAHGTNPASAAMVGMKIVAVGTDSKGNINIEELRKAAEANKDNLSALMVTYPSTHGVYEEGIDEICRIIHDNGGQVYMDGANMNAQVGLTSPGFIGADVCHLNLHKTFCIPHGGGGPGMGPIGVKKHLAPFLPSHPVIPTGGFPLPEKTDPLGTISAAPWGSALILPISYTYIAMMGSQGLTDASKIAILNANYMAKRLEKHYPVLFRGVNGTVAHEFIIDLRGFKATAGIEPEDVAKRLMDYGFHAPTMSWPVPGTLMIEPTESESKAELDRFCDALISIREEIAEIENGKADTLNNVLKGAPHPPQLLMSDTWTKPYSREYAAFPAAWLRGAKFWPTTGRVDNVYGDRNLICTLQQASQVAEEAAAATA, from the exons ATGGAGCGCGCACGCCGCCTCGCAAGCCGCgcgctgctgcgccgcctgctggcggcggccgggtcCACCACGCCCCCGGTCCCGTCCCGCGGCATCTCCACCctggcgcccgcgccggcggggaagcagcgcccgcgcgcgcggggcgCGCACCAGCACGCGCAGGACCGGCAGGTGTCGGCGTCAGCGCTGAAGCCGAGCGACACCTTCCCGCGGAGGCACAACTCCGCCACGCCCACCGAGCAGGCCGCCATGGCGTCCGCCTGCGGGTTCAGCACCGTCGACGCGCTCATCGACGCCACCGTCCCGGCCGCCATCCGCGCGCCGCCGATGCACTTCGCCGGCAAGTTCGACCAAGGGTTCACCGAGTCCCAGATGATCGACCACATGCAGCGCCTCGCGTCCATGAACAAGGCCTACAAGTCCTTCCTCGGGATGGGCTACTACGGCACCCACGTCCCGGCGGTGATACTGCGCAACCTCATGGAGAACCCTGCCTGGTACACCCAGTACACGCCGTACCAGGCCGAGATCGCGCAGGGCCGCCTCGAGTCCCTGCTCAACTTCCAGACCATGGTCGCGGACCTCACCGGCCTCCCCATGTCCAACGCATCTTTGCTTGACgaggccaccgccgctgccgaggCCATGGCTATGTGCCTCGGCATCGTGAGGGGCAAGAAGAAGACCTTCCTCATCGCCTCCAACTGCCACCCGCAGACCATCGACGTCTGCCAGACGCGCGCCGCCGGGTTCGacatcaaagtcgtcgtcgcgGACGCCAAGGACTTCGACTACAGCAGCGGCGACGTGTGCGGCGTGCTCGTGCAGTACCCCGGCACGGAGGGCGAGGTGCTCGACTACGCCGAGTTCGTCAAGGACGCGCACGCCCACGGCGTCAAGGTGGTCATGGCCACCGACCTGCTCGCGCTCACCACGCTGCGCCCGCCCGGCGAGATTGGCGCCGACATCGCCGTGGGCTCCGCCCAACGGTTCGGCGTGCCCATGGGTTACGGAGGCCCGCACGCCGCGTTCCTCGCCACGTCGCAGGAGTACAAGCGGCTCATGCCCGGCCGTATCATCGGAGTTAGCGTCGATTCCACCGGGAAGCCCGCGCTTCGCATGGCGATGCAGACCCGGGAGCAGCACATCCGCCGGGACAAGGCCACCAGCAACATCTGCACTGCCCAG GCCTTGCTCGCCAACATGGCTGCCATGTATGCTGTCTACCATGGTCCTGCGGGGCTGAAAGCGATCGCTGACCGGGTTCATGGCCTGGCTGCTACCTTCGCCCATGGGCTGAAGAAGCTCGGGACAGTGACGGTGCAGGATCTGCCGTTCTTTGATACAGTCAAGGTCACGTGTCCTGATGCGAGTGCAATTGCCAAGGAAGCTGTCGAAAACGAGATGAACCTTTGGGTTGTCGATGCGAACACG ATAACTGTAGCGTTTGATGAGACCACCACCTTGGAGGATGTTGACAAGCTGTTTAAGGTGTTCAACAATGGCAAACCA GCGAGCTTTACCGCTGAATCCCTTGCACCAGAGGTCTCAAGCTCAATTCCTAGCAGCCTTGCTCGTGAGAGCCCCTACCTAACGCATCCAATCTTCAACAT GTACCACACAGAGCACGAGCTTCTCCGTTACCTGCATAAGTTGCAGTCCAAGGATCTCTCACTGTGCCACAGTATGATCCCTCTCGGTTCTTGCACGATGAAACTAAATGCTACTGCTGAGATGATGCCTGTCACATATCCCAACTTTGCGAACCTGCACCCATTTGCCCCTACTGATCAGGCTGCAGGCTATCAT GAAATGTTTGCCGACTTGGGCGATCTGTTATGCAAGATCACAGGATTTGATTCTTTCTCATTGCAACCGAATGCTGGTGCTGCAGGAGAGTATGCTGGATTAATGGTTATCCGTGCGTACCACAAG TCAAGAGGAGACCACCACCGTGATGTCTGCATCATTCCTGTCTCAGCACACGGTACAAATCCTGCAAGTGCTGCTATGGTTGGAATGAAGATTGTTGCTGTTGGAACTGATTCCAAAGGTAACATAAACATTGAGGAATTGAGGAAAGCTGCGGAAGCAAACAAGGACAACTTGTCTGCTCTGATG GTTACCTACCCTTCAACTCACGGAGTCTATGAAGAAGGCATTGATGAGATATGCAGGATCATTCATGATAATGGCGGGCAGGTGTACATGGACGGAGCTAACATGAATGCTCAG GTTGGGTTAACAAGTCCTGGTTTTATTGGAGCTGATGTTTGCCACCTTAACCTTCACAAGACATTTTGCATTCCACATGGTGGAGGTGGTCCTGGAATGGGACCTATTGGTGTTAAGAAGCACTTGGCACCATTTTTACCATCTCACCCAGTG ATTCCCACTGGCGGCTTCCCCCTTCCTGAGAAAACCGACCCGCTTGGTACAATTTCTGCTGCTCCATGGGGATCtgctttaattctgccaatttcCTACACATACATAGCCATGATGGGCTCACAGGGACTTACTGATGCTTCAAAGATTGCAATCTTGAATGCAAACTACATGGCAAAACGACTAGAG aagcACTACCCAGTTTTGTTCCGTGGAGTCAATGGAACTGTTGCTCATGAATTCATCATCGATTTAAGAGGGTTTAAG GCGACCGCTGGTATTGAGCCAGAGGACGTAGCTAAGCGCTTGATGGACTATGGATTCCATGCACCAACTATGTCATGGCCTGTTCCGGGCACACTTATGATTGAACCCACTGAAAGTGAGAGCAAG GCTGAGCTAGACAGGTTCTGTGATGCTCTTATCTCCATCAGGGAAGAGATTGCAGAGATAGAAAATGGCAAAGCAGATACGCTCAACAATGTCCTGAAG GGTGCTCCTCATCCACCCCAACTCTTGATGAGTGACACATGGACTAAGCCGTATTCAAGGGAGTACGCTGCATTCCCTGCGGCATGGCTCCGGGGTGCCAAGTTCTGGCCAACAACTG GTCGTGTGGACAACGTGTACGGGGACCGCAACCTCATCTGCACGCTGCAGCAGGCGTCCCAGGTGGCGGAGGAAGCAGCAGCCGCTACTGCGTAA